A single genomic interval of Lathyrus oleraceus cultivar Zhongwan6 chromosome 7, CAAS_Psat_ZW6_1.0, whole genome shotgun sequence harbors:
- the LOC127106560 gene encoding protein LURP-one-related 4 gives MAKVHPQKQEPTTSPQAHDDKCLNKRERYTLWMKSLVLHSNGCTVYDSNGSIVYRVDNYDTKGGREVNLMNLKGNVVCSIKKRLLAFGCWEGHKYCNNSDSRSHEGQPWFQVKRCLTGKIACEIKVGSQNLWIERMSIGKSFGFRIINKNGEMIAEAKQKESCSGIVLSNDVLTLDLAAGTDHSLVMSLITVYGLMCGFM, from the coding sequence ATGGCCAAAGTTCATCCTCAAAAACAAGAACCTACAACATCACCTCAGGCTCATGATGATAAGTGTCTTAATAAAAGAGAGAGATATACTTTATGGATGAAATCACTCGTTCTTCACTCTAATGGTTGCACTGTCTATGATTCAAATGGTAGCATAGTTTATAGAGTTGATAACTATGATACAAAGGGTGGAAGAGAAGTTAATCTCATGAATCTAAAAGGAAATGTTGTCTGCAGTATCAAAAAGAGATTACTAGCTTTTGGATGTTGGGAAGGTCACAAATACTGCAACAATTCTGATTCTAGAAGTCATGAGGGGCAACCATGGTTTCAAGTTAAAAGATGTCTCACAGGTAAAATAGCATGCGAGATTAAAGTTGGGTCCCAAAATTTGTGGATAGAAAGAATGAGTATTGGAAAATCATTTGGTTTTAGGATAATAAACAAAAATGGAGAAATGATAGCAGAGGCAAAGCAAAAAGAGTCTTGTTCAGGGATTGTTTTGAGTAATGATGTTCTAACTTTGGATTTGGCAGCTGGAACGGATCATTCCCTTGTAATGTCTTTGATTACAGTCTACGGATTGATGTGCGGCTTTATGTAA